From the genome of Penicillium oxalicum strain HP7-1 chromosome VII, whole genome shotgun sequence:
TGTGAATGTGATTCCAGAGAGATTTCTTCGAGTGAGCAAACAGGTGCTTTGTTTGAGACGGGAATGGAATTGGATTTCTCAAATTGCTTTTTCTTACCTCAGAACATCCTTTGGCTCGCCATACTTTGAATACACTAGAGCTTTCGCTTGTGTGTAGCCATACATGGAAATACATCGACGACTCTGGGAGGGAACAAATGCGCCGGGGCTGCAGCCGGTCGTTTGGCTGGGAGCGAGAGCTCTCCCAGCTGCGGCGAGGCTGCCGCGCCCGGCAGCGCCGAGGGAGCGCGTAGTCTGAGTAGACACTCTCATCGCGCTACGTGACAGCATTGTGTGATCCTGGAAAATCTGGGGATGTAAGAGAAAAAAGTCTCaacgaggagaaaaaaatgcGGAGGTGGCTGAGAAGGTGATCCGGTGGGAAAGGAACTGTGAGTGTCGGATGACGTCTTGGGGTTCTCGGAGTTGAGGAGTTCGGGCCGAAGGAACAATCTGTTGACTTGGACGAGCATAGCTGAGAACCTGATCTGAACCGTACAGTGTGTTTGCTGCATTATTGTCATGCTAGAGTCTTTTAAATCACACTCGTGTGTAGGCTTGAGGGATGTCTTTTTTCATTTGGTGTCAAATTTCTCAGTGACTTGAATAGATGGTGGGTTGTGTGAATTTCATCGGCATAATTGGACCATTCCAGTACACACGGTAACTGTCCAAAAATATAGTTACGCTCCGGTGTCCCAAGGCACAAACATGTGTGACAACACCGGGCTGGGAGTCATCAACTAAATTCATTTGGTTTTTTGTACATAAAAATACTAGCTACTAAATTCCATTGGGGTTGGAAAATCGGACATACTCACATGAAATGGAGAGAGGAGTCCAGCTAAAGGCATCGAGATCATTCCAAGACTGAGCTCACAGTGCCTGCTTACCGCAGGGACCAGAAAAGCCCTAATACAATATGCATACGTAGCCATATCATCGTTCGAGTTGGTAGCCACTCTCAATCTTTGACATTGGATTCAATCATTCTGGTACCCAAGaacacacacatacacacaaAAAACATATCACTCCCTTCATGAAAGGCCGATAATTGATCTGATCAGATGCTTGTGTATGGACACAACCCGCACTCAAAGTATCTCTCGAAAAGCCGCGGCCGATCCGGCGGAGTCTGCCGCGCACGGGCCCTTTGGCCTCGGAGAGGCTCGTTTCCAGTCCGTCACTCTCAACTTCTTTCGTGATATCTCCTGTTCAATCCCGAATACAGCAATCCATGTCCCTTTTACGCGAGGCGGAGAGGTTCTTGGTCAATCAACACAAAAGTGCACTGAATGCTTTCATAACACCACTGCCCCGCGCGGGGGCATGGCTTGATCGCGTAACGGAAGCAGAGCAACGCCGCAAAGAAGGTGCGGAAAGAGAAGCCGCTTGTTCCTAGCAATTGAACCCAACTGatcaggaaaaaaaaccatcaACGTTACAGGCACGCCCAAGTCAGTTCTTGACGGGCGCTTGATTTCGGTCAAAGACAATATTTGCACACGCGACTTACCGACGACATGCGCCTCGGGAATCCTTGACCACTTCACCAGCCCATTCAATGCCACCGTCGTGGATCAATTAGAGGCTGCCGGAGCTGTTGTTGCAGGGAAAACCAATCTGGACGAATTTGGAATGGGATCTCACTCCGTGTATTCCAAGTTTGGCGCCGTCAAGAATTTGCGACAAGATGAACATGGGCAAGACCTTTCCGCTGGCGGGAGTTCGGGTGGAAGTGCAGTAGCCGTTGCCGCGGAGCAGTGCTATGCGTGAGTTTGGAGAGACACAATTGCTTTGAGAGTGGCACAAGCTGATTGCGAGATGGTTTACCTCATCTCTAGCGCACTGGGGACAGACACTGGTGGCTCGGTCAGACTTCCGGCAGCGTATACGGGAACTGTTGGATTCAAGCCATCGTACGGGTTACTCTCGCGATGGGGTGTGGTGGCATATGCCAACTCCCTAGATACAGTTGGGATCTTGGGAAGAACCACGTCATCCGTAAGAGACGTGTTTAGTATGTTCTCATGCCCAAGTACTGTTTTGGACACACGCACCTCGCTAACAGTTACCTGTACAGCCATCTTGAATAAGCACGACCCCCGTGATCCAACCAGCATCACCTCTCCTTCGCGATCTCGAATCCACACTCACTTGCAATCAACCGCACTTGCACCTCGATTGACACAAAATCCCCTCCGCATCGGTGTGCCGCTAGATTACAACATCTCCGAACTCACTCCGTCTATTCGCCAAGCATGGCATCTCTCTCTTGCACACCTTCAAAGCCAGGGACATACAATCCACCAAATCTCTCTCCCCGCCACAAAACACGCACTCTCCGCATACTACGTGCTTGCGCCCGCCGAAGCATCCTCAAATCTGGCCAAATACGACGGTGTCCGTTACGGAACTCGTGCCGAGGGTCCAGACAGCGACGGACAACCGGAGAGCTACCTCTACGCCAACACCCGTGGGCAGGGCTTTGGCGCTGAGGTACAGCGGCGGATCCTTCTCGGCACTTTTAGTCTCAGTGCGGACGCGATGGACAACTACTTCATCCAGGCCCAACGTGTGCGCCGACTCGTGCAGCAGGACTTTGATGCCGTCTTCGCGGCGGCGCATCCATTCGCGACAACAGAGTGCCACGAGACCAAGTCACCGAACTCGACGAACATCGATGTCATTGTTTGTCCAACAGCACCATCACCCCC
Proteins encoded in this window:
- a CDS encoding Glutamyl-tRNA(Gln) amidotransferase subunit A, with the translated sequence MSLLREAERFLVNQHKSALNAFITPLPRAGAWLDRVTEAEQRRKEGKKTINVTGTPKSVLDGRLISVKDNICTRDLPTTCASGILDHFTSPFNATVVDQLEAAGAVVAGKTNLDEFGMGSHSVYSKFGAVKNLRQDEHGQDLSAGGSSGGSAVAVAAEQCYAALGTDTGGSVRLPAAYTGTVGFKPSYGLLSRWGVVAYANSLDTVGILGRTTSSVRDVFTILNKHDPRDPTSITSPSRSRIHTHLQSTALAPRLTQNPLRIGVPLDYNISELTPSIRQAWHLSLAHLQSQGHTIHQISLPATKHALSAYYVLAPAEASSNLAKYDGVRYGTRAEGPDSDGQPESYLYANTRGQGFGAEVQRRILLGTFSLSADAMDNYFIQAQRVRRLVQQDFDAVFAAAHPFATTECHETKSPNSTNIDVIVCPTAPSPPPRLGEITTGSSPLDAYVNDVFTVPASLAGLPAISVPVTVSALGRSSEREEVAGIQIIGQYGDDELVMNVGELLENQKMVGQE